ATAGGAAAAGTAAACGGCAAGAATGTTATTATTGTAGATGATATGGTAGACACTGCCGGGACACTAACGAAAGCTGCCAGCTTAATGATGGAGTATGGAGCAAAGTCTGTAAGAGCTTTGGTTACACATGCCATTATGTCTCCTCCGGCGACACAGCGTATCACCGAATCCGTACTTTCAGAAATTATTAGTACAGACTCTATTCCCAATATACATGAATGTCCTAAAGTACAGATTCTTTCCATCGCGGATCTATTTGCAGACACTATTCTAAAAGTCTTTAATAACGAATCTATTAGTAGTCAATATTTGCTCTAAATAATCATTATTTTTTACAGAAATAGATTAAATAGATTTCCAAAAAGAAGGCCAGCTCAAATAAAAAAGCTAATTTTACTACCAAAAGTACGATAAATAAACACTTAATATTACGATATATACTATGGACACTAACGATGACGAATTACTTGAATTTGATGATGAACAAGCTATTGCTTACATCTTAAATTACATTCCTCAGGATCTGAAATCCAAACTGAGTGAAGACGATATCTCATATTTTTTGGACGTAATTTATGAATATTACGATTCAAACGGATATATCGACGAAAATTCTGTAGAAGAAACGACCATTGATGAAGAGGCGATGATGGATTTTATCATGAAAACTATTCGAAAAGAAAAAATCATCTCCCTGACAGAAGACGAAGTTCAACTTCTATTGGAAGCCGAATATCAGTATGGTAAATCAATTGGTATATACGACGAAGAATAACAGGTTTTTATCGCACATCATCATCTTTTAATCAACTTTTTTATATGCAAACAACTTCATTACAAAATCGAACTGCAAATAATATTCGAATTTTAGCTGCCAGCATGGTAGAAAAAGCAAAGTCAGGACACCCAGGTGGAGCTATGGGTGGAGCCGATTTTATCAACATTTTATTTAGTGAATTTCTTGTTTTTGATCCAGCAGATCCGCAATGGGAAACCCGTGACCGCTTTTTCCTTGATCCAGGACACATGTCTCCGATGCTTTACAGTGTTCTCGCGTTGACAGGGAAATACACCATGGATGATTTAAAACAATTTCGTCAATGGGGCAGTATAACTCCTGGTCATCCCGAAAAAGATGTTATGCGCGGAGTTGAAAATACATCGGGACCATTAGGACAAGGACATACCATGGCAATCGGAGCCGCTATTGCAGAACGCTTTTTGGCAACTCGTTTTGGAGAATGGATGAGTCATAAAATTTATGCCTTTATTTCGGATGGTGGCGTACAGGAAGAGATATCGCAAGGAGCCGGACGCGTAGCCGGGACATTGGGACTGCATAACTTAATCATGTTTTACGACTCAAATAATATTCAATTATCCAGTAGTGTAAACGTGGTAAGTGCTGAAGACACCGCAAAAAAATATGAAGCCTGGGGATGGAATGTTATTAAAATTGATGGTAACGACGCAGATCAAATCCGTAAGGCATTAAAATCTGCCCAACAAGAAACTCAAAGGCCAACCATTATCGTTGGGGCTACCATTATGGGGAAAGGTGCACTTACAGCTGATGGTAAAAATTATGAAAATCAATGTGCTACACATGGCATGCCATTAGGAGAAGCAGGTGCTTCCTTCGAAAATACAATTAAAAATTTAGGTGGAGATCCTGAAAATCCGTTTACTATATTTCCTGAAACTGCCGAATTATATGCACAACGCATGAAAGAACTGGCTCAAATTGCAGCTCAGCGCAAAACAGCTCAGGCAGAATGGGAAAAAGCAAATCCGGCATTAGCACAAAAATATAAATCATTCTTCTCGAATGAAGCTCCTACAGTTGATTATGCAGCTATTGTCCAAAAACAAGATCAGGCGACACGTGCCGCGTCGTCAACAGTGTTAGCTACTTTGGCTACAACTGTTGAAAACATGATCGTGGCCTCTGCTGACCTTTCCAATTCCGATAAAACGGATGGATTTTTGAAAAAGACAAAAGCTTTTGCAAAAGGAGATTTTTCAGGATCTTTTTTCCAGGCTGGCGTGAGTGAATTAACCATGGCTGCCATCATGAACGGTATGGCATTGCATGGCGGGGTCATTCCTGCATGTGGAACTTTCTTCGTTTTTTCCGACTATATGAAACCTGCCGTTAGAATGGCAGGCTTGATGGAACTTCCTGTGATCTTTATCTGGACACACGATGCATTTCGTGTCGGAGAAGATGGGCCAACACATCAACCTGTTGAACAGGAAGCTCAAATCCGTTTGATGGAACAATTGAAAAACCATAATGGGAAAAACAGTATGTTGGTATTACGTCCGGCAGACGCTGACGAGACAACTGTTGCATGGAAACTTGCTTTAGAAAACCGTCATTCACCCACCGGATTGATTCTTTCACGACAAAATATTAAAAATATCGTCACCGAAAATGGATATCAAAACGCTCTTCAGGAAGCACGTGGTGCTTATGTAGTACGGACAGCAAAAAACAATCCTACTGTTGTGTTAATTGCAAATGGATCGGAAGTAGCAACACTGTTAGCTGCAGTTCCTTTGCTCGAAGAAAAAGGGATTGACCCACAAGTAGTTTCAGCACCTTCCGAAGGTCTATTCTTTCAACAGGATGCCGCTTATCGCCAAGCTGTAATTCCGTCAAACATACCTGCATTCGGACTGACAGCGGGACTGCCATCCACTCTGCAAAGACTGGTTGGAGCAAATGGTGTGGTTTTTGGATTGGATCATTTTGGATTTTCAGCTCCTTTCAAAGTATTGGATGAAAAATTTGGGTTTACATCTCAAAATGTAGTTGAACAAGTCGTCAAATTACTTGAAAAATAGGATGTTTGGCTATTCTAATGTCATTAAGGTATTGAAAAACAAATAAGATTATAATCATAAAATTCATTCATCACCGTAAAATATAGCATTCAATATGAGTACCATGAAGACATTATTCATTCGTAACTCATAAACTCAATAAATCATTATGTTCAAAGCTAAATCTATAACAAACGATATTTATTATGTTGGCGTCAACGATCGACAAAAGTTGATGTTTGAGAACCAAATTCCGCTTCCTTTTGGCGTTTCTTATAACTCGTATGTCATTGTAGATGAAAAAATAGCTCTCATCGATACGGTAGAAATTCCATTTGCTGAAATTTATATCGACAAATTATTAGATGTTTTGCGAGGGCGCAGTGTGGATTATTTGATAATCAATCATATGGAACCGGATCATTCAGGATCAATCCGTGCTATCAAAAGATTATTCCCTGATGTGAAGATAATTGGCAATGCCCGCACGTTTAAAATGTTAGCCGGGTATTACGGCATTGAAGACGGTCTAATGGAAGTCACGGATGGTTCTACAATATCATTAGGAAAACATGAATTGAAATTTTTTCTGACACCAATGATCCATTGGCCGGAAACGATGATGACCTATGATGCAAGTGATAAAGCGATCTTTACCGGCGATGCATTTGGAGCTTTCGGAGCATTGGATGGAGGTGTTGTCGATGCTGATTTAATGGTTAATAAATATCTGGATGAATTTGATCGTTATTTTTCGAATATAGCAGGAAAATATGGATCTCCTGTGCAAAAGGCATTAGAAAAGATGCATTCAGTGCAGATTGATTATATCTGCCCGACACATGGACCAGTTTGGCGTGAACAGATTCCGAAAATTATTGATATGACCAATAGTCTCAGTCGTTATGAAGGAAAACGCGGAGTCGTCATTGTCTATGCAAGCATGTATGGTAATACCGAACAGATGGCTGAAGCTATTGCAGAAGGGCTTTCAGAATCAGGAGAAAAAAATATCATGATTTATGATGTCGCTAAAACAGATGCATCCTTCATTCTGACGGATATTTTCAGATACGACAGGCTTGTAATGGGTAGTCCCACATACAATAACGGACTATTCCCTGAAATGGCATCTTTCCTTCTCAAAATTGAAAATAGAGATATCAAACATCGTAAATTTTCCTATTTTGGATCTTCCACGTGGTCAAACGCGACTATGCGTATTTTTGCAGCATTTGCTGAAAAGATGAAATGGGAGGTCATTGGAACTGCTGTGGAAGAGCAACAAAGCCTTAAAGAAAATGCATACAAAGCTTGTATTGCATTAGGCAAAGAACTTGCCAAGGCATGAAAATAATATAACCTTCAAAATCTCGAGAAATATGAGACTAATCATTGAACAGGACTATTTACAAATGTCGCAATGGGCAGCTAATTATATTGTTTCAAAAATCAAAGAAGCAAATCCTACGGCTGAAAAACCTTTTGTATTGGGTTTGCCAACCGGATCAACGCCCATAGGCACCTATCAGGCACTAATCGACCATTATAAAGCAGGAAGAATTTCTTTTCAGCATGTGATCACTTTCAATATGGATGAATATATTGGACTTTCGGCAGATCATCCGCAAAGTTATCATACTTTTATGTGGACAAATTTTTTTAGCCACATTAATATCCAATCCCAAAATGTCAATATTTTAAATGGTATGGCATCTGATATTGCGGCAGAATGTCAACGCTATGAAGATAAAATAAAAGCAGTTGGAGGCATTGATTTGTTTCTGGGAGGGATTGGCGCTGATGGACATATTGCTTTCAATGAGCCCTGCTCGTCGCTCTATTCACGCACACGCGACAAAGAGTTGACAATGGACACCATGATTGCAAATTCCAGGTTTTTCAACAATGATGTCAATCAGGTACCTAAGGCAGCCCTTACAGTAGGTGTTGGTACTATTATGGACGCGAAAGAAGTGCTGATTCTGGTTAACGGTCATAACAAGGCAAGAGCTTTAAATCATGCTGTTGAAGAAGGAGTGAATCATAAATGGACAATCAGCATGTTGCAGCTTCACCCTAAAGGAATAATTGTATGCGATAAAGCAGCATGCGATGAACTGACGGTTGGAACCTACAATTATTTTTTGGATATTGAGAGTAAAAACCTTGATCCCGCTTCTTTATTGAACAACTAATAGCTGAAACATTATTTTGTTTTCAAAATCAATAAAGGGAATTCGTGGAAATGTTTCTGCTAATTCCCTTTATTATTTGATATAATGCAAAATTTCACCGGGGGTATGAACAAATGAAACGGCTCCAAGCGCTTCCAGTTCAGATTGCGGACGGAATCCCCATAAAACGCCCACAAAAGATAATCCGGCATGTTTAGCGGTTAACACATCTACGCCTGAATCGCCAACATATAAAGTATTAACTTTTGAAACAGCAGTTTGCTCCATAATAGATAGTAAAATAGACGGATCAGGTTTAACAGGGAAACCTTCTCTTTGTCCCAAAACAGCTGCAAAATGAACAGATGGGAAAAAGTGATTGACAACACGCTCCGTCGCAAGCTGCACCTTATTAGAAGCTACAGCAAGCTGAATTCCTTTTTGTTGCAACGTATATAATACTTCAGGAATGCCTTGGTATGGTCTGGTTAAATCCTCTGAGTGAGGAATATAATGAATCATAAAATCCTGTCTAACCCGCTGAATTATTTCAACATTCTTCTGGTCATCAGGCAATGATCGTTCAATCAACTTTGTAATACCATTGCCCACAAAATAACGATAAGTTTCTATATCGTGTAATGGGAATCCATTTTTCTGTAAAGCATAATTCACACTATTCCCTAAATCATGAATGGTATCGAGTAATGTTCCATCCAAATCAAAAATCACCAATTCTGTCATATATTTAATAGCAAACTTTATTTTATGAATTCATTTCCGCCAACATAATTGTAAAGCATCATTCACGGTAATAGTACCATCATCCTGTAAATATCGAAGTACCTGTTGAATCTTCTCTTCCTGTAACTTAGTTTTAGTCAAGATTTCCTGAACAGTTGACGGCGCATTCTTTAATATCCGCCCAAGAGTCTCTTTATATATTTCGAAATCATCCTCCGAAAAGGTTGACTTTTTCTTTTTCAAGCACACATCACATTGATTACAAACCTTTTGATAGAGTTGTCCAAAGTATGACAATAACTGCTGGCTTCGGCAAATATTCTCCTCTTCAGCATAGGACAACATAGCCTTGATGCGACCTTCAAACTGTAAAAGCCGATCCTCATAAACTTCTTTCGAAATAGTAATATAGCGCTCATCTTCGCGAGATTGTGTAAATGAAACAAAGGGGGATTTTCGGGCAGGAATATAATTGACAATATTTTCTTTTGTTAGTTGCGAAAACGCTATATAAACCTCTTCGCGCGTTGTTCCTGCCCGCTGGGCAATAATCTCTTCGCTAATATGGGCATAATCGGAGAACAGACCGGTATACGATCGCAAAGTAACTTGCAAGATCGTATCCCAGAGATCATTTTTGTGTCTTAAGAGATACAAGTCTTCCTTAGTCACCGTAATCATTAGCCGGGAAGGATTATCCAGTTCATCCGTAAGTTCTATGTAACCAGCCTGTTCTAAAATTTTAAATGCATGATAGGTACTATTTAGTGGCAAATGATAAGTGACACAAAACTTCGTTAAATCGAAAGGAACCACGAATCCAAATCCTGAACCAATCGCAATCTGATAAAAATTGCACAAACAGTTATATGTATGGATAATACGCTCTTTTGGTGGGAAAGCATCGGAAATGCGACGCTTTAAAACTGCACCATCTGTTTTGCTATAAATCAGGATTGCATATGCTTTCTTCCCATCCCGTCCTGCCCTACCCGCTTCCTGAAAATAGGCCTCAATGGAATCTGGTAAATCCAGATGAATGACTACGCTGACGTCAGACTTATCGATTCCCATCCCGAATGCATTCGTCGCAACCATCACTCGCACTTTGTTTCCTTTCCAAGCCGACTGTTTGGCATCCTTTGTTTCCCGGGGTAATCCTGCATGAAAATAATCTGCTGAAACAGAATTCTTATTCAAAAAATCTGCGACTTCTTTTGTCTTGGTTCTGGCTCTGACATAAATGATTGCACTTCCAGAAACCCGGGATAAGATATGGATAATATGAGGTAGCTTATCATCGACACGGCGTACCACATAGGCCAGATTAGGTCTCTCAAAACTTACGCTAAAAATATTGGATTCTTTAAAAAGCAGTTTTTGCTGAATATCATCAATGACAGCTTTAGTTGCGGTTGCCG
The sequence above is drawn from the Microbacter margulisiae genome and encodes:
- a CDS encoding HAD family hydrolase, which produces MTELVIFDLDGTLLDTIHDLGNSVNYALQKNGFPLHDIETYRYFVGNGITKLIERSLPDDQKNVEIIQRVRQDFMIHYIPHSEDLTRPYQGIPEVLYTLQQKGIQLAVASNKVQLATERVVNHFFPSVHFAAVLGQREGFPVKPDPSILLSIMEQTAVSKVNTLYVGDSGVDVLTAKHAGLSFVGVLWGFRPQSELEALGAVSFVHTPGEILHYIK
- a CDS encoding transketolase family protein, encoding MQTTSLQNRTANNIRILAASMVEKAKSGHPGGAMGGADFINILFSEFLVFDPADPQWETRDRFFLDPGHMSPMLYSVLALTGKYTMDDLKQFRQWGSITPGHPEKDVMRGVENTSGPLGQGHTMAIGAAIAERFLATRFGEWMSHKIYAFISDGGVQEEISQGAGRVAGTLGLHNLIMFYDSNNIQLSSSVNVVSAEDTAKKYEAWGWNVIKIDGNDADQIRKALKSAQQETQRPTIIVGATIMGKGALTADGKNYENQCATHGMPLGEAGASFENTIKNLGGDPENPFTIFPETAELYAQRMKELAQIAAQRKTAQAEWEKANPALAQKYKSFFSNEAPTVDYAAIVQKQDQATRAASSTVLATLATTVENMIVASADLSNSDKTDGFLKKTKAFAKGDFSGSFFQAGVSELTMAAIMNGMALHGGVIPACGTFFVFSDYMKPAVRMAGLMELPVIFIWTHDAFRVGEDGPTHQPVEQEAQIRLMEQLKNHNGKNSMLVLRPADADETTVAWKLALENRHSPTGLILSRQNIKNIVTENGYQNALQEARGAYVVRTAKNNPTVVLIANGSEVATLLAAVPLLEEKGIDPQVVSAPSEGLFFQQDAAYRQAVIPSNIPAFGLTAGLPSTLQRLVGANGVVFGLDHFGFSAPFKVLDEKFGFTSQNVVEQVVKLLEK
- a CDS encoding RecQ family ATP-dependent DNA helicase, translated to MEPYLAILKQYWGYDEFRPLQSEIIQSIASGHDTLGLMPTGGGKSLTFQVPALAQEGLCLVVTPLIALMRDQVDNLQSRGIKAAMICTGMSRTEILTTLDNCTFGNYKFLYVSPERLSTDIFINRLSHLDINLITVDEAHCISQWGYDFRPSYLKIADIRSYLPAVPLLALTATATKAVIDDIQQKLLFKESNIFSVSFERPNLAYVVRRVDDKLPHIIHILSRVSGSAIIYVRARTKTKEVADFLNKNSVSADYFHAGLPRETKDAKQSAWKGNKVRVMVATNAFGMGIDKSDVSVVIHLDLPDSIEAYFQEAGRAGRDGKKAYAILIYSKTDGAVLKRRISDAFPPKERIIHTYNCLCNFYQIAIGSGFGFVVPFDLTKFCVTYHLPLNSTYHAFKILEQAGYIELTDELDNPSRLMITVTKEDLYLLRHKNDLWDTILQVTLRSYTGLFSDYAHISEEIIAQRAGTTREEVYIAFSQLTKENIVNYIPARKSPFVSFTQSREDERYITISKEVYEDRLLQFEGRIKAMLSYAEEENICRSQQLLSYFGQLYQKVCNQCDVCLKKKKSTFSEDDFEIYKETLGRILKNAPSTVQEILTKTKLQEEKIQQVLRYLQDDGTITVNDALQLCWRK
- the nagB gene encoding glucosamine-6-phosphate deaminase translates to MRLIIEQDYLQMSQWAANYIVSKIKEANPTAEKPFVLGLPTGSTPIGTYQALIDHYKAGRISFQHVITFNMDEYIGLSADHPQSYHTFMWTNFFSHINIQSQNVNILNGMASDIAAECQRYEDKIKAVGGIDLFLGGIGADGHIAFNEPCSSLYSRTRDKELTMDTMIANSRFFNNDVNQVPKAALTVGVGTIMDAKEVLILVNGHNKARALNHAVEEGVNHKWTISMLQLHPKGIIVCDKAACDELTVGTYNYFLDIESKNLDPASLLNN
- a CDS encoding FprA family A-type flavoprotein, with protein sequence MFKAKSITNDIYYVGVNDRQKLMFENQIPLPFGVSYNSYVIVDEKIALIDTVEIPFAEIYIDKLLDVLRGRSVDYLIINHMEPDHSGSIRAIKRLFPDVKIIGNARTFKMLAGYYGIEDGLMEVTDGSTISLGKHELKFFLTPMIHWPETMMTYDASDKAIFTGDAFGAFGALDGGVVDADLMVNKYLDEFDRYFSNIAGKYGSPVQKALEKMHSVQIDYICPTHGPVWREQIPKIIDMTNSLSRYEGKRGVVIVYASMYGNTEQMAEAIAEGLSESGEKNIMIYDVAKTDASFILTDIFRYDRLVMGSPTYNNGLFPEMASFLLKIENRDIKHRKFSYFGSSTWSNATMRIFAAFAEKMKWEVIGTAVEEQQSLKENAYKACIALGKELAKA